The genomic stretch GGCGAGGATGAACTGAGTATCGGCATGAGCGGTCATGTAGGCGATCACGCGGTTCTTCATTTCGGTCGGGTCGATGACGCCGTTCATCACCGGAACGTCGACGCCCAGACCCTTGGCGAAGCCGGCACAGCGGTCGTCGAGGCTGGAATTGCCGACCTCATGGTTGGCGCAGACCGCCTTGGTGAGGCCGAGCGCCTTGATGCGCTCGCCGGCCATGACGCCCGCCTGGAATTCATCCTGCCCCATGAACAGCAGGCCGCCAAGATCATGGGTGAGCTTCGAGCCGCCGGAATCGATGACGATCACCGGGATGCCTGCGGCGATGGCGTTCTTGACCGGGGCCGAGAGGGCGGCCGCGTCGGGGATCGAAACGACCATGCCGTCGGGCTTCGAGGCGGCGATGGCGTCGATCATCTGCCCCATCTTGGCCATGTCGAAGGTTTCCGGCGCCAGATATTCGGCCTTGACGCCGAGCGTCTTGGCGGCATCGTCCATGCCGTTCTTGACGACCGACCAGTAGGGGTCGCCGCTCTGGCCGTGGGTGACGAACACCACGCGCGTTTCGTCGGCGGCCGCAAGGCTCGTGGCCGCCGCCATCATCGTGAAGCCGGCCATCAGACCGAGTGCAGGCTTTATCAATTTCGCAAGCGAAAACATAACAACCTCCTGTTTGTTTTCCGCCGCCGCAATTACGGTCGGCAGTCCAGTTGCCCCTTCATTCCAGTTTCATTCCTCAGCACTGGTTCCCTGGAGGCCGAATAGTGGCCTCGATCATTCCATGACGGTAAATCCGGCTTGCCTCGCCATGCGTGACAGGTTCTGGAATCCCATCGTCGCATAGGTCAGCGGATTAGCCTTGTTCGGATCCTGCTCGGCCTCGACCACCAGCCAGCCGCTGTAGCCATTGTCGGCCAGCACGCGCAAAATGGCGGGGTAGTCGATGAAGCCGTCGCCGGGCACGGTGAAGATCCCGTCCATGACCGCGCCCATGAAACTCCTGTCCTCGGCGCGCGCGTGGTCAAGCACGGTTTTGCGCGCGTCCTTGCAGTGCACATGCACGACGCGTTTGAACTGCGCCTTGATCAGGGTCAGCGGGTCGCCGCCCGAGAAGACCGAATGGCCGGTGTCGTAGAGCAGGCCGACCGCTTCGCCGGTGTGCCGCATCAACAGGCCGACCTCGGCATCGGTCTCGACGATGGTTCCCATATGATGATGAAAGGCCATACGCACGCCGAAATCCGCCATTCTTTCAGCGAGTGCAGTCAGCTTGCGGCCATAGGCCGGCCATTCTTCCGCGCTCAGGGCAGGGCGCTGCGAGATCGGTCTCCAGATGGCATTGTGACGTCCGCGCGAGGTGTCGGCATAGACGACATGGGTGGAGCCCATATCCTTCAGAAGCTGGAGATGCGGCGTGATCGCATCCATTTCCGCGCCGAGGTCGTTCTCGTCGCAGCGGCCGTCATACCAGCCGGAAATCACCGCGAGGCCATAGCGGTCCATTATCGGCTTCAGTTCGGCCGAGCGGCGCGGAAACTTGCCGCCAAGTTCGGTGCCGGCATAGCCGGCCTGCCTGGTTTCGCTGAGGCAGACTTCAAGCGGCGTGTCGCCGCCGAGTTCCGGCACGTCATCATTGGTCCAGGTGATCGGATTGATGCCGATGCGAACCGTCACGGGCGAACTCCTGATTGTTTCGATTGGGCAAGGTGATGGCGGGTCAGCCCGGCCAGCAGCGTCATGTCGCGGCGGGCATGCTCGGCGGTGTTGCGCACGGCTGCGCCTTCGACGATCGCCGACCAGAAACCTTTCAGCTCCTCGACGAATGCCTCTTCATAGCCGCAGCGGATGTCGCTGCTTGAAAGCGTGTGGCCGTCGCCAGTGCGGATGGTCAGCCGCGTCGGCTGGTGGTTGAGATAGGGCGACGGGAATTCCAGCTCGAGCGAGGCGTCGTCGAAATGGAGCGTGATGCGCTCGCGATAATCGGGCAGCCTGGGAACGGCGACATGGACCATGTTCCACAATGCCTGACCGCCGAGCAGCCGGACAGTGCCCTGGCCGCCTTCGCCTTTGGCGAAGAGCGAGGCGCCGACGATTTCACCATCGGCGACGCCGAGTGCGTCAAGCAAGCCATGGACAGCGTTCACGTCATGCACGATCGAGGAACAATAGGCGCCGACGAAGCCGCGAAAGGCGTCGGGATCGTGGAGCCCCGGCACCGCGCGGTCGACCTGCTCGCGCTGCCTGGCTTCGGTCGAGGCAATCAATTCCGCCGCGACGTCATCACCCCGGCAAGTGGAGGCGTGCCGGACGAAGGGCCAAGCGTCGGGATCGTTGACCTCGACCGAAATGTAGCGAAGCGTCCGCGCCGTGCCCGGCAGCATTTTCAGCGCCGCCTCGTAGCTCGGATCGAAACGCTTCATGTAGCCGACCTGGAGCACCTTTCCGGCGCGATCCCTGGCCGCGATCAATTCGTCGATGTCCTGCGCACCATAACAAAGCGGCTTTTCGCAGAAGACATGCAGGCCCCTGGCGAAGGCGGCGAGGCTTTGTTCGTGGTGCAGCGCATCCGGCGAGGCGATGACCACGGCATCAAGCGGCATGGCGAGAAGTGTGTCGAGATCGGAGAATGTTTCGAGGCCGAATTCCTCGCCGACGAAGGCGCGCACTTTTCGCGACGGATCGTAAACGCCGACGATCTTGAACTGCCGGTGCAGCTTGAGCAGGTTCGGAATGTGCTCGACCTGGGCGACGCCGCCCGCCCCGATCACTCCCACCCTTATGCACTGCATCGGCCAGCCCCATCTGAACCCGAACGCTTTTTTCTTGAGGGTAGGCCGCCTTTGGTTCCATTGTTAGAACCAGATTCCATTGATTTTTGGGAACCAGATGAAGACCAGCTTTCCCGTCGACGGCATCGCGCTCGATCGCGGCAGCCCCGCCAATCTGCACCGGCAGCTCTATGTCCAGCTGCGCGGCCTGATCGAACGGCGCGTGCTGCCGAGCGGCCATGCGCTGCCGTCGACACGGGTCATGGCGCGGGATTTGAATGTCGGGCGCAACACGGTGATTGCCGCCTGCGACCAGCTGGCGCTGGAGGGCTATCTGGCGATAAGGCCGCGCAGGCCCTC from Mesorhizobium sp. 113-3-3 encodes the following:
- a CDS encoding rhizopine catabolism ABC transporter substrate-binding protein; this encodes MFSLAKLIKPALGLMAGFTMMAAATSLAAADETRVVFVTHGQSGDPYWSVVKNGMDDAAKTLGVKAEYLAPETFDMAKMGQMIDAIAASKPDGMVVSIPDAAALSAPVKNAIAAGIPVIVIDSGGSKLTHDLGGLLFMGQDEFQAGVMAGERIKALGLTKAVCANHEVGNSSLDDRCAGFAKGLGVDVPVMNGVIDPTEMKNRVIAYMTAHADTQFILAVGASGAEPTLAALDEMGLSGKVKTGTFDLSPTILQAVVAGKMEWGIDAQQYAMGYIPVAMFDLWKKYKIMPIADYPTGPGFVTKDTAASVIELSKQGKR
- a CDS encoding Gfo/Idh/MocA family protein is translated as MIGAGGVAQVEHIPNLLKLHRQFKIVGVYDPSRKVRAFVGEEFGLETFSDLDTLLAMPLDAVVIASPDALHHEQSLAAFARGLHVFCEKPLCYGAQDIDELIAARDRAGKVLQVGYMKRFDPSYEAALKMLPGTARTLRYISVEVNDPDAWPFVRHASTCRGDDVAAELIASTEARQREQVDRAVPGLHDPDAFRGFVGAYCSSIVHDVNAVHGLLDALGVADGEIVGASLFAKGEGGQGTVRLLGGQALWNMVHVAVPRLPDYRERITLHFDDASLELEFPSPYLNHQPTRLTIRTGDGHTLSSSDIRCGYEEAFVEELKGFWSAIVEGAAVRNTAEHARRDMTLLAGLTRHHLAQSKQSGVRP
- the iolE gene encoding myo-inosose-2 dehydratase; translated protein: MTVRIGINPITWTNDDVPELGGDTPLEVCLSETRQAGYAGTELGGKFPRRSAELKPIMDRYGLAVISGWYDGRCDENDLGAEMDAITPHLQLLKDMGSTHVVYADTSRGRHNAIWRPISQRPALSAEEWPAYGRKLTALAERMADFGVRMAFHHHMGTIVETDAEVGLLMRHTGEAVGLLYDTGHSVFSGGDPLTLIKAQFKRVVHVHCKDARKTVLDHARAEDRSFMGAVMDGIFTVPGDGFIDYPAILRVLADNGYSGWLVVEAEQDPNKANPLTYATMGFQNLSRMARQAGFTVME